A region from the Lentisphaera profundi genome encodes:
- a CDS encoding DUF58 domain-containing protein produces MSDLSQYLTPEVVNAVARLDLQARAIAEAYLSGRHRSAQHGFSTQFSQHRPYIKGDPIKDIDWKVYARSDKYYIKKFEAETNIECTFLVDISESMNYNSHSLSKLDYATCLCAALCLILIQQQDSPGLITFDEDVRHFIKPGSGQKQLMQIIHTLGSHDGSRSSNFGQSLPNAASMLGHKGLIVCFSDLLGDTDKALETLQTLSYGKHDIMLFHLLDPEEIELKQQELSRFQDSENPSSTIVANPDSIRATYQKIIQDFIKKVKDRCQESKITCCFVNTADPFDVAIHEFMSQRRSMM; encoded by the coding sequence ATGTCAGATTTAAGCCAATATCTCACCCCTGAAGTTGTCAATGCCGTTGCTCGTCTCGACTTGCAAGCTCGCGCCATTGCCGAAGCCTACTTAAGTGGACGCCATCGCTCCGCTCAACATGGCTTTTCTACACAATTTAGCCAGCATCGCCCCTATATTAAAGGCGACCCCATTAAAGATATTGACTGGAAAGTCTATGCTCGCTCAGACAAGTACTACATTAAAAAATTTGAAGCTGAGACAAATATTGAATGCACCTTCTTAGTTGACATCTCAGAGTCAATGAATTATAACAGTCATTCGCTCAGTAAACTTGATTACGCGACCTGCCTCTGTGCTGCCTTATGCTTAATACTTATTCAGCAACAAGATAGTCCTGGCCTCATTACCTTTGACGAAGATGTTCGTCACTTCATCAAACCTGGTTCTGGCCAAAAGCAACTGATGCAAATCATCCATACTCTCGGCTCTCATGATGGCTCTAGGTCCAGTAACTTTGGACAATCATTGCCCAACGCCGCCTCTATGCTTGGCCACAAAGGTCTCATTGTTTGCTTCAGTGATCTCTTAGGCGATACTGATAAAGCTCTAGAAACACTTCAGACACTTAGCTATGGCAAACACGACATTATGCTTTTTCATCTTTTAGATCCAGAGGAAATCGAACTCAAACAACAAGAACTTTCCCGCTTCCAAGATAGTGAAAATCCCTCCAGTACAATAGTCGCAAATCCCGACTCAATCCGTGCCACTTATCAAAAGATTATTCAAGACTTTATTAAAAAAGTTAAAGACCGCTGCCAAGAAAGTAAAATCACTTGCTGCTTCGTTAACACCGCAGATCCTTTTGACGTCGCGATCCATGAATTCATGAGTCAACGTCGCTCAATGATGTGA
- the aat gene encoding leucyl/phenylalanyl-tRNA--protein transferase: MLFLLSDELSFPPVDYADENGLLAVGGDLSCERLLLAYKSGIFPWHDEPPMWYSPDPRMILDLENYKPSKSLLRRIKRGEFELKYDKAFAAVIRSCSMLRDDTWISEEFIDSYSKLHEMGVAHSIEAYKDGELVGGLYGLAIGDAFFGESMFHTSTDASKVTFHYLVRQVQQWGFTLLDCQINNDHLLSLGGVDIDRDEYIEMLRLALLKSRKNESWAKYSPQDVFV; this comes from the coding sequence GTGCTCTTTTTACTCAGTGACGAACTGAGTTTTCCTCCAGTTGATTACGCCGATGAAAATGGTTTATTAGCTGTAGGAGGAGACTTAAGTTGCGAGCGTTTATTACTGGCTTATAAGTCGGGGATTTTTCCTTGGCACGATGAACCGCCCATGTGGTATAGCCCAGATCCACGCATGATCTTGGATTTGGAGAACTATAAACCCTCGAAGTCATTGTTAAGGCGCATCAAGCGCGGAGAGTTTGAGTTGAAATATGATAAGGCTTTTGCTGCCGTTATTCGTTCTTGTTCCATGCTTCGTGATGATACTTGGATCTCGGAAGAATTTATCGACTCGTATAGCAAGCTACATGAAATGGGAGTGGCTCATAGTATAGAGGCCTACAAAGATGGAGAATTAGTAGGGGGCTTATATGGCTTAGCTATTGGTGATGCTTTTTTTGGTGAATCAATGTTTCATACATCCACAGATGCCTCCAAAGTAACCTTTCATTATTTGGTTCGACAAGTTCAGCAATGGGGTTTTACTTTGTTGGATTGCCAAATCAATAACGATCACCTACTAAGTTTAGGCGGGGTAGATATTGATCGAGATGAGTACATAGAAATGCTCAGGCTAGCATTGCTTAAATCCAGAAAAAACGAATCCTGGGCAAAATATTCTCCCCAGGATGTTTTTGTATAA
- the cobA gene encoding uroporphyrinogen-III C-methyltransferase, which produces MKYLGNFFCMNLARDLVAKFTELMPETEFIAQGNDEPSDYHKNLLDLKNGLVDFLVWPKEDFPGSVEAEYDYFTHEKASIVFLKTNKQLRHLRQAFAYPVSFVGAGPGEPEWITVEGLNYLKNCDVCFYDALVNPQILNNISPTAEKKYVGKRGDSASFDQSELNELIFKAVRDGRKVLRLKGGDAGILGRIQDEVDLLQEHELSWSISPGITAAQALAPCTGTYLTSRGVSDRVILTTARQAGGGLNQLMHFDRATLVIYMGILSIKKICSQLLEAGYPKDLPAMLAMNLGRSDCQELRGKLSNIAELAEQNNLRPPGLVVFGDTAGVKSFPSYSPLLGRRVLVVGGKNSQWQKEESFLRYCGAKPIYIEKVEDYNKQDLKFPEYDDVIFLDARAVYDFQGLFPKYQSEVNYVCLKEDISVSFECLYEQKAELVGSNLLASESLRQCISRDYLGALFTQ; this is translated from the coding sequence ATGAAGTATTTAGGCAACTTTTTTTGTATGAATTTGGCAAGAGATCTAGTGGCCAAGTTCACTGAACTTATGCCTGAAACAGAGTTTATTGCTCAGGGAAATGATGAGCCTAGTGACTATCATAAGAATTTACTTGATTTAAAGAATGGCCTTGTGGACTTTCTGGTGTGGCCCAAAGAAGATTTTCCTGGTTCGGTAGAAGCTGAGTACGATTACTTTACCCACGAGAAGGCAAGTATTGTTTTTTTGAAAACCAATAAGCAGCTGAGGCATTTGCGCCAAGCCTTTGCTTATCCAGTGAGTTTTGTAGGTGCAGGACCTGGTGAGCCCGAATGGATAACTGTCGAAGGCTTGAATTACCTAAAAAATTGTGATGTTTGTTTTTATGATGCCTTAGTGAACCCACAGATCCTCAATAATATTTCTCCCACGGCAGAAAAAAAATATGTCGGTAAACGCGGTGATTCAGCTTCTTTTGATCAAAGTGAACTCAATGAACTTATCTTTAAAGCAGTTCGCGATGGTCGCAAAGTCTTGCGCTTGAAAGGTGGCGATGCGGGTATTTTGGGTCGTATTCAAGATGAAGTTGATCTTTTACAAGAGCATGAATTATCATGGTCAATTAGCCCCGGCATCACTGCGGCCCAGGCTTTAGCACCTTGTACGGGAACGTACCTCACTTCTCGCGGGGTGAGCGATCGTGTGATTTTGACGACGGCAAGGCAGGCAGGCGGTGGCCTCAACCAACTTATGCACTTTGATCGTGCCACTTTGGTTATTTATATGGGGATCCTTTCAATCAAGAAGATTTGTTCTCAGCTCTTAGAGGCGGGTTACCCCAAAGATTTACCAGCAATGCTGGCGATGAATTTGGGGAGAAGTGATTGCCAAGAGTTGCGCGGCAAGTTGAGTAATATTGCGGAATTAGCAGAACAGAATAATTTACGCCCTCCCGGTTTAGTGGTTTTTGGCGATACTGCAGGAGTTAAAAGTTTTCCTTCTTATTCACCTTTACTTGGTAGGAGGGTTTTAGTTGTCGGCGGAAAGAATTCTCAGTGGCAAAAGGAAGAGAGTTTCTTACGTTACTGTGGAGCAAAACCAATTTATATTGAAAAAGTAGAAGACTATAATAAGCAAGATTTGAAATTCCCCGAGTATGATGATGTTATTTTCTTGGATGCACGAGCGGTCTATGATTTTCAAGGGCTCTTTCCAAAGTATCAGTCTGAAGTCAACTACGTTTGTCTGAAGGAGGATATTTCAGTGAGCTTCGAATGTCTTTACGAACAAAAAGCAGAGCTTGTTGGCTCTAACTTATTAGCGTCTGAATCATTACGTCAATGTATATCCCGGGATTATTTAGGTGCTCTTTTTACTCAGTGA
- the lpdA gene encoding dihydrolipoyl dehydrogenase, protein MEKFDLIIIGGGPGGYVAAIRGAQMGMKVACVEKYSTLGGTCLNVGCIPSKALLDSSEHYHQAKEKFAIHGIQTGDLKVDFTQMIKRKTDVVSNTTEGINYLFSKNNVTRLEGLGSFVDANTVKVTAQDGSETQYHADKFILATGSKPVDLPFMPCDKKRIITSTEALCLEEIPKDLVLIGGGVIGLELGSVYARLGTNVTVIEFMDRIVPPMDKELGKTLQRSLKKLGIKFQLSTKVTGATVEGDKVTVTAENKKGQELSFTGDYALVCVGRKPFTNGLNLDAAGVELGDRGFITVNKYGQTSAPHIFAIGDVIGGAMLAHKAEEEGVCAVEFMNGEKPQLDHNLIPGVVYTWPEVASVGKTEEQLKEAGVKFKTGKFPFRASGRARASEESEGFVKVLADSETDRILGVHMIGPRCADLIAEAVLAMEYKASAEDVARVCHAHPTYTECLKEAALMATGNRPIHI, encoded by the coding sequence ATGGAAAAATTTGATCTAATCATCATTGGTGGTGGCCCTGGTGGTTACGTAGCAGCTATTCGTGGCGCTCAAATGGGCATGAAAGTCGCTTGTGTTGAAAAATACTCAACACTCGGTGGCACATGCTTAAACGTAGGCTGTATCCCTTCCAAGGCTCTTCTTGATTCATCTGAACACTATCATCAAGCCAAAGAGAAGTTTGCTATTCATGGCATTCAAACCGGCGACTTAAAAGTTGATTTCACTCAGATGATTAAAAGAAAAACTGATGTAGTTTCCAATACAACGGAAGGTATCAATTATCTCTTCAGCAAAAACAATGTGACTCGCCTTGAAGGCTTAGGTTCATTTGTCGATGCTAACACAGTTAAAGTTACGGCACAAGATGGTAGCGAAACTCAGTACCACGCTGACAAATTTATTCTCGCTACTGGTTCCAAGCCTGTTGATCTCCCTTTCATGCCCTGTGACAAAAAACGTATCATCACTTCTACTGAGGCACTTTGTTTAGAAGAAATCCCCAAAGATCTCGTGCTCATTGGTGGCGGTGTTATCGGTCTTGAGCTCGGCAGTGTTTATGCTCGTTTAGGTACAAATGTTACCGTGATTGAATTCATGGATCGCATTGTTCCTCCTATGGATAAAGAGCTTGGTAAAACACTTCAGCGTTCACTCAAGAAACTTGGCATCAAATTCCAGCTATCGACAAAAGTAACTGGCGCCACTGTTGAAGGCGACAAAGTTACCGTCACTGCTGAAAACAAAAAAGGCCAAGAACTTTCCTTTACTGGTGATTACGCTCTCGTTTGCGTCGGCCGTAAACCTTTCACCAATGGCCTCAACCTTGATGCTGCTGGTGTAGAACTCGGCGACCGTGGTTTTATCACTGTCAACAAATATGGTCAAACTTCTGCTCCACATATCTTCGCAATTGGCGATGTTATTGGTGGCGCCATGCTCGCTCACAAAGCTGAAGAAGAAGGCGTTTGTGCTGTTGAATTTATGAATGGTGAAAAACCTCAATTGGATCACAACTTGATCCCTGGTGTTGTTTACACTTGGCCTGAAGTTGCAAGCGTCGGTAAAACTGAAGAGCAACTCAAAGAAGCTGGCGTCAAATTCAAAACGGGAAAATTTCCTTTCCGTGCTTCTGGTCGTGCTCGTGCCTCTGAAGAATCTGAAGGTTTTGTTAAAGTTCTTGCTGATTCTGAAACGGATCGCATCTTAGGCGTTCACATGATTGGCCCACGTTGCGCTGACCTCATTGCCGAAGCTGTACTCGCAATGGAATACAAAGCCTCTGCAGAAGATGTAGCGCGCGTATGTCACGCTCACCCAACTTATACTGAATGTTTAAAGGAAGCCGCGTTAATGGCTACTGGTAACCGTCCGATTCACATCTAA
- a CDS encoding SixA phosphatase family protein yields MLELIILRHAHAGEALTDFDRPLRDKGRREAIKLGELFQSQKRWPDYALVSPALRTSETFELASQTWPSCPIEKPQAIYNGSLNSLLNALSQIPSEAKKVLIVAHNPGVSYLAEELNKGNDYLGFSPADWCHMQLDISQWEDIHPTCGSIISHA; encoded by the coding sequence ATGTTAGAACTGATCATACTGCGTCACGCCCATGCGGGTGAGGCCCTTACCGATTTCGACCGACCTTTGCGTGACAAAGGTCGTCGAGAAGCCATTAAACTTGGCGAACTTTTTCAAAGTCAAAAACGATGGCCCGATTACGCTTTAGTAAGCCCTGCTCTGCGGACTAGTGAGACATTTGAACTCGCGAGTCAGACGTGGCCATCGTGCCCTATTGAAAAACCTCAAGCAATCTATAATGGCAGCTTAAATAGCTTATTAAATGCCCTTAGCCAAATCCCAAGCGAGGCCAAAAAAGTTTTAATTGTCGCTCACAACCCTGGTGTAAGTTACTTAGCTGAAGAACTCAACAAAGGCAATGATTACTTAGGCTTTAGTCCGGCAGATTGGTGCCACATGCAATTAGACATCAGTCAATGGGAAGATATTCACCCCACATGCGGTAGCATCATTAGCCATGCCTAG
- the panD gene encoding aspartate 1-decarboxylase: MKIEVLKSKIHKAVVTQADLNYEGSLGIDQDIMDKVGLLPYEKILVSNLNNGQRLETYAIPAERGSRCFLLNGSAARLGAVGDRIIIMNFAYYDIEEIKKGHKPTVAVLNEMNEIELLK, from the coding sequence ATGAAAATCGAAGTGCTAAAAAGCAAGATCCACAAAGCTGTGGTCACACAAGCCGACCTCAACTATGAGGGTAGCCTTGGCATTGACCAGGATATCATGGACAAAGTGGGACTCTTGCCCTATGAAAAAATCTTAGTCAGCAACCTCAACAATGGTCAACGCCTAGAAACTTATGCCATTCCTGCAGAACGTGGCTCACGCTGTTTTTTACTCAATGGTTCAGCTGCCCGTTTAGGCGCCGTTGGCGATCGTATCATCATCATGAATTTTGCTTACTACGATATCGAAGAAATCAAAAAGGGACATAAGCCAACTGTCGCCGTCCTCAACGAAATGAATGAGATCGAATTACTCAAGTAA
- the rlmN gene encoding 23S rRNA (adenine(2503)-C(2))-methyltransferase RlmN has protein sequence MPSLFNHQDLEKFFNKQQVPERKRRSFRRLLFREFMDLEDCSDDSALTSLIKDHFDIPKLKIISRQDSQIDGATKLLLQTDDGQNIETVILRIGTGRTSLCISSQAGCTEKCTFCSTATLGFKRNLTLGEIIAQVMLAGQILREEERQIRNIVFMGMGEPLRNTKNVLEALDLMLSSAYMGLSSKRVTVSTIGITENIGKLREQFPEVNLALSLHASNDKIRNILMPINKTFPMAKIKETLLSVQEQASGKLMIQYLLIKDLNDTPAQAAELAIFLKDINCIINLIPYNDSMGMGNWKCSSEEKMVAFQKVLQEQDFQVTRRHSLGQDIDAACGQLAAKNQ, from the coding sequence ATGCCTAGTCTTTTTAATCATCAGGACCTAGAAAAGTTTTTTAATAAACAGCAAGTCCCCGAACGTAAACGCCGTAGTTTTCGTCGACTCCTTTTCAGAGAATTCATGGATCTTGAAGACTGCTCAGATGACAGTGCTTTAACGAGCCTCATCAAAGATCATTTTGATATCCCAAAACTCAAAATCATCTCACGCCAAGACTCTCAAATAGATGGTGCCACCAAACTTCTCTTGCAAACAGATGATGGCCAAAATATAGAGACCGTCATTTTACGCATTGGAACTGGTCGTACTTCACTGTGTATCTCATCTCAAGCTGGTTGTACAGAAAAATGCACTTTCTGCTCTACTGCGACACTTGGCTTCAAACGCAACCTCACCCTCGGTGAAATCATTGCTCAAGTGATGCTTGCTGGGCAAATCTTGCGCGAAGAAGAACGCCAAATCCGCAACATTGTCTTTATGGGCATGGGTGAACCTTTGCGCAATACTAAGAATGTATTAGAAGCCTTAGACCTTATGCTTTCATCTGCTTACATGGGCTTAAGCTCTAAGCGCGTCACCGTTTCTACTATCGGCATCACTGAAAATATTGGCAAGCTTCGCGAACAATTCCCCGAAGTCAATTTAGCGCTCTCATTGCACGCCTCAAATGATAAAATTCGCAACATCCTGATGCCCATCAATAAGACCTTCCCGATGGCAAAGATTAAAGAGACTCTACTCAGTGTGCAAGAACAGGCTTCTGGCAAACTCATGATTCAATACCTCTTAATCAAAGACCTCAATGATACGCCAGCACAAGCTGCGGAACTCGCAATATTCTTAAAAGACATAAACTGTATCATTAACCTCATCCCCTATAATGACTCCATGGGCATGGGCAACTGGAAATGTAGTAGCGAGGAAAAAATGGTCGCATTCCAAAAGGTTTTACAAGAGCAGGACTTCCAAGTCACGCGACGCCATTCACTTGGCCAAGACATTGACGCGGCCTGTGGCCAACTCGCCGCAAAAAATCAATAA
- the trpS gene encoding tryptophan--tRNA ligase codes for MDKKISLTGIKPTGMPHFGNFFGAINPALELTEKYQARYFIADYHALNTVKKPQEMIDHTYAVAATWLACGLDPQDALIYRQSDVPETHELATFLMAFTAKSMMNKAHAYKARVQDNQASEKDADIGVNMGLYTYPVLMAADILLYNTNIVPVGRDQKQHVEITADIAQSINHNYGEEILVIPEAIISESCDIIIGTDGRKMSKSYNNTIPLFQAPKKMRKQIMKVTTNSQEIEEAKDPETCNVFSLYKLFANQEEQDALAARYRAGGLGWGHAKQELYESVERKFSPMREKYDALIEDRELLDKILKEGGEKARTIASSTISRIRKAAGFPC; via the coding sequence GTGGACAAAAAAATCTCTCTCACTGGCATAAAACCAACTGGCATGCCTCACTTCGGTAACTTCTTCGGCGCAATCAATCCTGCACTGGAATTAACTGAAAAATATCAAGCTCGCTATTTCATTGCAGATTACCACGCTCTTAACACGGTAAAAAAACCTCAAGAGATGATTGATCATACCTACGCAGTCGCTGCTACTTGGCTCGCCTGTGGCCTCGATCCACAAGACGCACTTATCTACCGTCAATCAGACGTCCCCGAAACTCACGAACTTGCGACTTTCCTCATGGCTTTCACGGCGAAAAGTATGATGAACAAAGCTCATGCTTATAAAGCTAGAGTTCAAGACAATCAAGCCTCAGAAAAAGACGCCGACATCGGCGTCAACATGGGCCTTTATACCTACCCCGTTTTGATGGCTGCAGATATCTTACTTTATAATACCAACATTGTTCCTGTTGGACGTGACCAAAAACAACATGTTGAAATTACCGCTGACATCGCTCAATCAATCAATCACAACTACGGCGAAGAAATATTAGTCATTCCCGAAGCGATTATTTCCGAAAGTTGCGATATTATCATCGGTACTGATGGCCGAAAAATGAGCAAAAGTTATAACAATACTATCCCCCTCTTCCAAGCTCCTAAAAAAATGCGTAAGCAGATCATGAAGGTCACGACTAATTCTCAGGAAATTGAAGAAGCGAAAGATCCCGAAACTTGTAATGTTTTCTCACTCTATAAACTCTTTGCTAATCAAGAAGAACAAGACGCCCTGGCAGCTCGCTATCGTGCTGGCGGCCTTGGCTGGGGACATGCCAAACAGGAACTTTACGAATCAGTCGAACGCAAATTTTCTCCTATGAGAGAAAAATATGATGCCCTCATAGAGGATCGTGAACTTCTTGATAAAATCCTTAAAGAAGGTGGCGAAAAAGCTCGTACTATCGCCTCTTCCACTATTAGTCGTATCCGCAAAGCAGCTGGTTTTCCCTGCTAA
- a CDS encoding SurA N-terminal domain-containing protein has product MFTALNNAFHKNKNLFVIVFGLLTLSFILTLSDVSITDLASGGSNGSVGAINGEKIDKDTYEKLAAKESIVLSINYKSIIQLNSSNSEHITEVLTQTAIDRKIQEDIKAGTYTAKAISPEDMRKFADDNKLTTDIIKAIRTRLGIGGQELDGAIKTLIARRNYMESFEESVTIDEAKVKARAQQENSTITLQSKNFSATDAIDEKLITYYKENQDKFTYDDTLSSQIIRFAKTPAGKTAATAFAEAASKIKINNINALAKSKKLELVTLAKTRISDINAGKLLENDFALSTALIELSTDKPVSVVIEGSQHNYVAILTEKGGVLPFTQIREQVIEAYFGVERLQAYYNNEENKRQFLIPRSLQLSLVSLSPSTLYSEVAFSPEEIKVEYDKNISDYKVAQIKTTKYSITAKDDKSLALAETTLKAIKVLADSNAKNLADELKKNTDIKSTSTEWIKADDTNKDLFALAKSKSTAIEAKDLEFSFTLINDKREETPYSEASKEIEQKAIHAKASTKARIAAEKLQDVIAKNRNNENFFNLFLMESAKEKFTERKLQPLSPQSGSQQNMQLAFQLIQQGFTPPGGFSQEAFNQVGQMLATLSAQRPISDPSVTDNGDIQYLLVERETPSSYVPFENAKSGISFQVANSEGKVLAKAKADSLKADLEKAEDTNAFFKANSFSEEQTITSANRAQYASLLTDEILEKDAAYVSAAGNDSSLSYVKKITLGDQEKVNASLESLLKNEKSRLAYEKVNGIITSIRESVTIASSK; this is encoded by the coding sequence ATGTTTACAGCTTTAAACAACGCATTTCACAAAAATAAAAACCTTTTCGTTATCGTTTTCGGTCTTCTCACCCTCTCCTTTATCTTAACTCTTAGTGATGTAAGTATCACAGATTTAGCTAGCGGAGGAAGCAACGGTTCTGTAGGTGCCATCAATGGTGAAAAAATTGATAAAGACACTTACGAAAAATTAGCTGCCAAAGAAAGCATTGTCTTAAGTATCAATTACAAAAGTATTATTCAGCTGAACTCTAGCAATAGCGAACACATCACTGAAGTATTGACACAAACAGCTATTGACAGAAAAATCCAAGAAGACATCAAAGCCGGCACTTATACTGCAAAAGCTATCAGCCCTGAAGACATGCGCAAATTTGCTGATGACAACAAACTTACTACTGATATCATCAAAGCCATCCGCACACGCCTTGGTATCGGTGGTCAAGAACTTGACGGTGCTATCAAAACTCTTATTGCTCGTCGTAACTACATGGAAAGCTTTGAAGAGAGCGTGACTATTGATGAAGCTAAAGTTAAAGCTCGTGCCCAGCAAGAAAATAGTACCATCACGCTTCAAAGCAAAAACTTTTCTGCTACTGATGCCATCGACGAAAAATTAATCACTTACTATAAAGAAAACCAAGATAAGTTCACCTACGACGATACGCTCTCAAGTCAAATCATTCGCTTTGCAAAAACTCCAGCAGGGAAAACTGCTGCCACTGCTTTTGCGGAAGCCGCATCCAAAATAAAGATCAATAATATCAATGCCTTAGCGAAGAGTAAAAAACTTGAACTCGTGACCCTCGCTAAAACTCGTATTTCTGACATCAACGCCGGTAAACTACTCGAAAATGATTTTGCACTCAGCACTGCCCTCATCGAACTCAGTACTGACAAGCCTGTCTCTGTAGTCATTGAAGGTAGCCAACATAACTATGTTGCCATTCTCACAGAAAAAGGCGGAGTCCTTCCCTTTACACAAATTCGTGAACAAGTTATCGAAGCTTACTTTGGCGTTGAAAGACTCCAAGCTTATTACAACAACGAAGAAAATAAGCGCCAGTTCCTCATCCCCCGTAGCCTACAACTTAGCCTTGTTAGCCTAAGTCCAAGCACTCTTTATTCTGAAGTAGCCTTTAGCCCTGAAGAAATCAAAGTTGAATACGATAAAAATATTAGTGATTACAAAGTGGCTCAAATCAAAACGACTAAATATTCAATCACGGCTAAAGATGATAAATCCCTAGCACTTGCTGAAACGACTCTTAAAGCTATTAAAGTTCTCGCTGATAGCAATGCGAAAAACCTTGCCGATGAGCTCAAGAAAAACACAGATATCAAAAGCACCAGTACTGAATGGATTAAAGCAGATGATACTAACAAAGACTTGTTTGCTTTAGCCAAATCAAAATCCACCGCAATCGAAGCTAAAGACTTGGAATTCTCTTTCACTCTTATTAATGATAAGCGTGAAGAAACTCCTTACTCAGAAGCTAGCAAAGAGATTGAGCAAAAAGCGATTCACGCCAAAGCCAGCACTAAAGCAAGAATTGCGGCCGAAAAGCTCCAAGATGTCATCGCAAAGAATCGCAATAATGAAAACTTCTTTAATCTCTTCCTTATGGAATCTGCTAAAGAAAAATTTACTGAGCGTAAACTTCAACCGCTATCACCTCAGTCTGGTAGCCAGCAAAATATGCAGCTCGCTTTTCAACTCATTCAGCAGGGCTTCACTCCTCCAGGTGGATTCTCACAAGAAGCCTTCAATCAAGTGGGACAAATGCTTGCCACTCTTTCAGCACAACGTCCTATTAGTGACCCGTCTGTAACTGACAATGGCGATATTCAATATCTCCTCGTAGAAAGAGAAACGCCTTCTAGCTACGTCCCTTTTGAGAATGCAAAATCAGGTATTTCCTTCCAAGTCGCTAACTCCGAAGGCAAAGTCCTTGCGAAAGCAAAAGCTGATAGCCTCAAAGCTGATCTTGAAAAAGCCGAAGACACTAATGCTTTTTTCAAAGCTAATTCATTCTCAGAAGAACAGACTATTACAAGTGCCAATAGAGCTCAATACGCTAGCCTCCTTACTGATGAGATCTTAGAAAAAGATGCCGCTTACGTTTCTGCTGCTGGCAACGATAGCTCACTCAGCTATGTCAAAAAAATCACACTTGGTGATCAAGAGAAAGTAAACGCAAGCCTAGAAAGCCTTCTTAAGAATGAGAAATCACGTTTAGCTTACGAAAAAGTAAATGGTATCATCACTTCTATCAGAGAATCAGTGACCATCGCAAGCTCAAAGTAA
- a CDS encoding acyl-CoA thioesterase, whose amino-acid sequence MLKKSQTEMSVLVTPEMANFNGNMHGGDLLKLLDRVAYTCATRYCGKYAVTLSVDQVTFKQSIKIGELLTFLASVNYTGRTSMEIGVKVIAEDLHQQSLRHTNTCYFTMVAVDKDSKSVVVPKFEPETPKEAERFQLAEQRRERRMLQNKVDAMIKSKDS is encoded by the coding sequence ATGCTCAAAAAATCTCAAACTGAAATGTCAGTTTTAGTCACTCCCGAAATGGCCAACTTTAATGGCAATATGCATGGTGGCGACCTACTTAAACTTTTAGATCGTGTTGCCTATACCTGCGCTACTCGCTATTGCGGAAAATATGCCGTAACGCTCTCGGTTGATCAAGTAACTTTTAAGCAATCCATCAAAATTGGCGAGCTGCTCACTTTCCTTGCATCAGTCAATTACACCGGACGTACGTCAATGGAAATTGGTGTAAAAGTCATTGCCGAAGACCTCCATCAGCAAAGCTTGCGTCACACCAATACCTGCTACTTCACAATGGTTGCCGTAGACAAGGACAGTAAATCGGTTGTCGTCCCAAAATTTGAGCCTGAAACTCCGAAAGAAGCAGAAAGATTTCAATTGGCCGAACAACGTCGCGAACGTCGTATGTTACAGAATAAAGTCGATGCCATGATAAAAAGTAAAGACAGCTAA